CGTTTGTAAAAGATTGGTAACAAACCTCGTTCCTGGAGGAATTGTCAGCTAGCGAACCGGTTTGAGCCGCTCCAGCTCGCATGCCCCTAGGCTTTCCGAGCGGCAACATAACCCACTCTGGCGATGGGCCAACAGGCCAAACAGCCGTCAATCGCTGAAACGCCAATCCGGCGTATCGGTTTTCGCGTATAGAGCACCGCACATCGGTCGGTTGGCTATCGGCCGGTACAGCCCGGCACGTGGCAGACGTATTCCGCAACGGCTAGAGTAAAGCACGTCCTGCCCGCGCCGCGATGCGCGATTTTCCCCACCTTCGATCCTGCAGCGTACGAGGCCAATTGCTTATGTCTTCGCACAGGCTGACCACCGCATTTTTTTTGCTCACTCTGATTCCACTATCGCTGATCGCGGCCGAAGGGGGAACACAACCACCGCGCAAGGTCGGATACGACCGCCCGGCAAAGAATCCGCATCAGAGCCGCTCGGCGATCGCGGCCGAACATGGCATCGTGGCCACCAGTCAGCCACTGGCGGCGCAGGTCGGACTCGACATTCTGAAACGCGGCGGCACGGCGGCCGATGCCGCTATAGCCACTGGGGCCATGATGGGGCTGGTCGAGCCCATGAGCTGTGGCATTGGTGGCGACATCTTCGTCATCTATTGGGACGCAAAAACGAAAAAGCTCTACGGTCTCAACGGTAGTGGGCGCAGTCCCTACAACCTGACTCGCGAGGTATTCGCCAAGAAGGGCCTGAAGGAGATTCCCAGCGAAGGGCCGCTGTCCTGGAATGTGCCGGGCTGTGTCGCCGGATGGGACGACTTACGCACCCGCTTCGGCACGAAAGAATTCGCAGAGCTGCTGGCGCCGGCCATCGAATATGCCGAGAACGGTTTCCCCGTCAGCGAGATCATTGCCAATGGTTGGGCTTCCTCGCAGCAATCTCTTCAGCCCTGGCCGGATTCGGCCAAGACGTACTTGCCCGGTGGACGAGCTCCAAAAGAGGGCGAGATCTTTCGCAATCCGAATTTGGCGCGGTCCTATCGAGCCATTGCCACCGACGGACGCGACGCGTTCTACCGCGGCGACATCGCCAAGGCGATCATTGCTTTTAGCGAAGCTCACGGCGGCTATTTCAACGCTGCCGATTTTGCCGATCATAAATCGGACTGGATTGACCCCGTTTCGACGAACTATCGCGGCTACGACGTGTGGGAGCTACCGCCCAACGGCCAGGGCATCGCGGTGCTCGAGATGCTCAACCTGCTCGAACCCTACGATCTGCGCAGCATGGGGCCAGGCAGCCCAGACCTGCTGCACTTGTTCATCGAGGCCAAGAAGCTGGCCTACGCCGATCGAGCAAAGTTTTACGCCGACCCCGATTTCAATCGTTTGCCGACGACGGAACTTATCTCGAAAGCCTATGCCGATCGTCGCCGCAAGTTGATTGATCCGGCCCATGCCAAGGTCGACGTACCAGCGGGCGACCCAAAGCTCGCCGGGGGCGACACGATTTATCTGACCGTGGTCGACAAGGATCGCAACTGCTGTTCGATGATCCAAAGCAACTTCCACTCGTTCGGCTCGCAAGTCGTGCCGGGGAACGTGGGCTTT
This DNA window, taken from Pirellulales bacterium, encodes the following:
- the ggt gene encoding gamma-glutamyltransferase → MSSHRLTTAFFLLTLIPLSLIAAEGGTQPPRKVGYDRPAKNPHQSRSAIAAEHGIVATSQPLAAQVGLDILKRGGTAADAAIATGAMMGLVEPMSCGIGGDIFVIYWDAKTKKLYGLNGSGRSPYNLTREVFAKKGLKEIPSEGPLSWNVPGCVAGWDDLRTRFGTKEFAELLAPAIEYAENGFPVSEIIANGWASSQQSLQPWPDSAKTYLPGGRAPKEGEIFRNPNLARSYRAIATDGRDAFYRGDIAKAIIAFSEAHGGYFNAADFADHKSDWIDPVSTNYRGYDVWELPPNGQGIAVLEMLNLLEPYDLRSMGPGSPDLLHLFIEAKKLAYADRAKFYADPDFNRLPTTELISKAYADRRRKLIDPAHAKVDVPAGDPKLAGGDTIYLTVVDKDRNCCSMIQSNFHSFGSQVVPGNVGFVMQNRGQLFALDEHHLNRLEPHKRPFHTIIPAMATKDGRPWLCFGLMGGDMQPQGHVQVLINMIDFGMNVQEAGDFGRTRHNGSPEPTGEAGDSDGGKVTVESGITDETMAALRARGHKVERSRGDFGGYQAIMIDWDHGTLRGGTESRKDGCAVGY